A genome region from Sphaerisporangium krabiense includes the following:
- a CDS encoding ABC transporter ATP-binding protein — protein MLEVTGLSKSYGEGGGAVRAIDDLTFTVNPHEFVCIVGPSGCGKTTLLKCLSGLMAPTGGRAVLAGTVIKDPPETLALVFQEYTRSLLPWMTVLDNVVLPLRAKGVDKAERRRLALESLEAVGLAEFTHVYPWQLSGGMQQRVAIARALAYQPKVLLMDEPFASVDAQTRAELEDLMLRVRDAFDVTVVLVTHDIDEAVYLADRVVVLSKRPTRVREIVEIDLPGPRDQVTTKENPRFAQLRGHVARLIVGVPAGRPEHGEVPSAPAEVA, from the coding sequence GAGGGAGGCGGCGCGGTGCGCGCCATCGACGACCTCACCTTCACGGTGAACCCTCACGAGTTCGTCTGCATCGTCGGGCCGTCGGGCTGCGGCAAGACGACGCTGCTCAAGTGCCTGTCAGGTCTCATGGCGCCCACCGGCGGCAGGGCGGTGCTCGCCGGCACCGTCATCAAGGACCCGCCCGAGACCCTCGCCCTGGTCTTCCAGGAGTACACGCGCTCCCTGCTGCCCTGGATGACCGTCCTCGACAACGTCGTGCTCCCCCTGCGCGCCAAGGGGGTGGACAAGGCCGAGCGGCGCCGGCTCGCGCTGGAATCGCTGGAGGCCGTCGGCCTGGCCGAGTTCACCCACGTGTACCCGTGGCAGCTCTCCGGCGGCATGCAGCAGCGCGTCGCCATCGCCCGGGCGCTGGCCTACCAGCCCAAGGTGCTGCTGATGGACGAGCCCTTCGCCTCCGTCGACGCCCAGACCCGCGCCGAGCTGGAGGACCTCATGCTCCGGGTGCGCGACGCCTTCGACGTCACCGTGGTGCTGGTCACCCACGACATCGACGAGGCGGTGTACCTCGCCGACCGCGTGGTCGTGCTGTCCAAGCGCCCGACGCGCGTGCGCGAGATCGTCGAGATCGACCTTCCCGGCCCCCGCGACCAGGTGACCACGAAGGAGAACCCCCGCTTCGCCCAGCTCCGCGGGCACGTCGCGCGGCTGATCGTCGGCGTTCCCGCCGGACGGCCGGAACACGGCGAGGTCCCGTCCGCGCCCGCCGAGGTGGCCTGA
- a CDS encoding thiamine pyrophosphate-binding protein — protein MPLVLEAMGRALRDLGVPVMFGLPGSGNYELVHAARAAGVAYHGANHEAGAVGMADGWARVTGATGLAMLSQGPGLTNGLTALTEAVKSGTPLVVVVIDTPRSSLHGNLNIDQTAVVTALGAGATTVRSAATAVDDLRRSLRRAAVERRPVVLMVPLDLVHAEVPRDAAVREGIAPPSAPWPDPEAVAEAAKLVRSAARPVVLGGRGAVRAGAREELLALAGRIGALLTVSAPAKGLFAGAEFDLGVSGSFASPLAADLLAEADLVLAFGAGLNAWTTGNDRMPPPGVPVVQVDADPRAIGAHRPVAVAIQADARVAARALHEELGPGDRPGFRTEAVAARIRGHDPAREFTPADGVRGLDPRVFTLALDRILPSERTVTIDSGHFMGWPAKYLSAPDAAGFLYPQAFQCVGLGLGNAIGAAVARPDRISVLAVGDGGMMLSPQELDTAVRHGLPLLVVVYDDSAYGAEVHRFEPIGLAVDLVRFPDRDFAGMARSAGARGITVRAVEDLEELRGWLGDPRGPMVLDVKIDPTVIGGWVAGNSKAALA, from the coding sequence ATGCCCCTCGTCCTGGAGGCCATGGGCCGGGCCCTGCGCGACCTCGGCGTCCCCGTGATGTTCGGCCTGCCGGGCAGCGGCAACTACGAGCTGGTCCACGCCGCCCGCGCCGCCGGCGTCGCCTATCACGGCGCCAACCACGAGGCCGGCGCGGTGGGCATGGCCGACGGCTGGGCCCGGGTGACCGGGGCGACCGGCCTCGCCATGCTCTCGCAGGGGCCCGGGCTCACCAACGGGCTGACCGCGCTCACCGAGGCGGTCAAGAGCGGGACGCCGCTGGTCGTCGTCGTCATCGACACCCCGAGGTCGTCCCTCCACGGCAACCTCAACATCGACCAGACCGCGGTGGTGACCGCGCTCGGCGCCGGCGCCACCACGGTCCGCTCGGCGGCGACCGCCGTGGACGACCTGCGGCGCTCCCTGCGCCGCGCCGCGGTCGAGCGGCGTCCCGTCGTGCTGATGGTCCCGCTCGACCTGGTCCACGCCGAGGTCCCGCGGGACGCCGCCGTCAGGGAGGGGATAGCCCCGCCCTCGGCGCCCTGGCCGGACCCCGAGGCCGTCGCCGAGGCGGCGAAGCTCGTCAGGTCCGCAGCCCGGCCCGTCGTCCTCGGCGGGCGCGGGGCCGTGCGGGCCGGCGCCCGCGAGGAGCTTCTCGCCCTGGCCGGCCGCATCGGCGCGCTGCTGACCGTCTCGGCCCCCGCCAAGGGCCTGTTCGCGGGCGCGGAGTTCGACCTCGGCGTCTCCGGCAGCTTCGCCTCGCCGCTGGCCGCGGACCTGCTCGCCGAGGCGGACCTGGTGCTGGCGTTCGGGGCCGGGCTGAACGCCTGGACCACCGGAAACGACCGGATGCCGCCCCCCGGCGTGCCCGTCGTCCAGGTGGACGCCGACCCCCGCGCGATCGGCGCGCACCGTCCCGTCGCGGTGGCGATCCAGGCCGACGCCCGGGTCGCGGCCCGGGCCCTGCACGAGGAGCTCGGGCCCGGCGACCGGCCGGGCTTCAGGACCGAGGCGGTCGCCGCCCGGATCCGCGGGCACGACCCGGCGCGGGAGTTCACGCCCGCCGACGGCGTCCGCGGCCTGGATCCGCGCGTGTTCACCCTCGCCCTGGACCGGATCCTGCCCTCCGAGCGCACGGTCACCATCGACTCCGGGCACTTCATGGGCTGGCCGGCCAAGTACCTGTCGGCCCCCGACGCCGCGGGGTTCCTCTACCCGCAGGCGTTCCAGTGCGTGGGCCTCGGCCTCGGGAACGCCATCGGCGCCGCCGTGGCACGTCCCGACCGGATCAGCGTCCTCGCCGTCGGCGACGGCGGCATGATGCTGAGCCCGCAGGAGCTCGACACCGCCGTACGCCACGGCCTGCCGCTGCTCGTCGTGGTGTACGACGACTCCGCCTACGGGGCCGAGGTGCACCGGTTCGAGCCGATCGGCCTGGCGGTCGACCTGGTCCGCTTCCCCGACCGCGACTTCGCGGGAATGGCACGTTCCGCCGGCGCGCGCGGGATCACCGTCCGCGCCGTCGAGGACCTGGAGGAGCTGCGCGGCTGGCTCGGCGACCCCCGCGGCCCCATGGTGCTGGACGTCAAGATCGATCCGACCGTGATCGGCGGCTGGGTCGCCGGCAACTCCAAGGCGGCACTCGCATGA